Proteins from a single region of Anaerolineae bacterium:
- a CDS encoding sigma-70 family RNA polymerase sigma factor has protein sequence MNGTMQADAPLEELLAACKAGDQAAYAALYERYAAGLYRLAYSILLDAQDAEDVLQEAFIYAFRNLDHFDPTRGEFRTWLYTITVSRCRNMRRRKLLPTIDLSNLLALGQEPPGPHRETPEAALARSQVRDALGRALAALSPRLREAVALRYGQGLTFREMAEVLDCPPKTAESRIRLAHEALSRALGPSGAVLLEELWSF, from the coding sequence ATGAACGGGACGATGCAGGCGGATGCTCCGCTGGAGGAGTTGTTAGCAGCCTGTAAGGCAGGCGATCAGGCGGCCTACGCGGCGCTTTATGAGCGTTATGCCGCCGGGTTGTACCGCCTGGCTTACAGCATCCTGCTTGATGCCCAGGATGCCGAGGATGTGCTGCAGGAGGCGTTCATCTACGCCTTCCGGAACCTGGATCACTTTGATCCGACGCGAGGGGAGTTCCGCACCTGGCTCTATACGATCACGGTCAGCCGCTGCCGCAATATGCGCCGCCGCAAGCTCCTGCCTACTATTGACCTGAGCAACCTGCTGGCGCTGGGCCAGGAACCGCCCGGCCCACACCGCGAGACGCCGGAAGCGGCGCTGGCGCGCTCACAGGTGCGGGATGCGCTGGGCAGGGCGCTGGCGGCGCTCTCGCCGCGCCTGCGGGAAGCGGTGGCTCTGCGCTACGGTCAGGGGCTGACCTTTCGAGAGATGGCGGAGGTGCTCGATTGCCCGCCCAAGACGGCTGAGAGCCGGATACGCCTGGCTCATGAGGCGCTCAGCCGGGCGCTGGGGCCATCCGGCGCAGTGCTGCTTGAGGAGTTGTGGAGCTTCTGA